The following DNA comes from Papaver somniferum cultivar HN1 chromosome 4, ASM357369v1, whole genome shotgun sequence.
agtgtggtggtacgaccctttgcaggaagaagcgtcgttgaagcagcttcggctcttggagaagatgttgaaacttaagaagccgaacgctgaagcctcgtcttcggatcctgaAGAAGCTTATGGAAagaacgctgaaacggagcggctgctggagcgagcgttgaatcggagcggctgtcggagtgatcgttgaaacggagtcgctgctggaggatgttgaagtgGAGCGGATGCGTTAaccagtgtgctgtcaaactgaacacccttcaagcgaacaattgttaggagtccccagttccatctatcaatcgtgctttccaagagtggttggggtttgggaacgacttctctggtgagaaacagctgcttccctgatgcagtgcggttgagggatgcaatatatgccttgacgttgcgccttggggaaatatagaatctcatataaatgtttcatcatagactgcacgattttacgggcgaagtccccagaaatcatgcatctcctgacagggaaaagagtctttgtgaactcagaggggttgctgatttttctttgcttcgattttggagaaatcgTTCCTGATCTTTTCATGTAATGAAATTAAattgttgattcccttatattgggcgttcaagagaaacgctggaaggatgcaagctaatGGCGCAGGGGAAGATGCAagttgctgtaaagatgcaagctgttagcgctggaaaggatgcaagttgctgacgctggaaagatgcaagctgttgtaaagatgcaagatgttagcgatggaaagatgcaagttgttggcgctggatcggcttggaatgggtgctggcttggcgtggacgctggcttggcatggacgctggcttggatttggtatggcgcggactgttggctgggcatggcgcggactgttggcttggcacgacgctggcttggcgtggcgcggacttgttcttatGGGCCCAGTTgactctttccatacgtagctcaaataggaaatcatttccttattcaaattccaaaagtgttatgcgtatgaaagaggttggctctcctttttatctcgtatgtTTGTTCTCACGtcttggtgttagcggtagcaataaagtgggcaagcatattccagctatgtactccagcgtttctatttcaatttgttttcttgttttcttgttttcttgtgttggtgcaaaccctagccataggtatgccttccataaatttgtagaaatatttttcttctgaaCAAGTGTAACCCCTAGCCGTGGCTATgcatttcataaacttgtagaaacacttcgtcataaacaattcctcttcgaatatcaccgtagtaacgttggctacctcatgaatagtgacgggtaatcattattatgcaaagtaggcacgtacgggtaggtgactttttttttggaaaggcaaacaaagcgcttggtttatggttttgattttctggatttgtaCGATAGTAtaaagcatgaaacacgggaaaaatatggctatcggttttttagatcccctgtgaagatttgaagtagtagaccatgtattttttctagcaagacttactcggtttttcggatctcctgatgaaaaggaatctcctaggtgtaagaccgagttttgtgggaagcaccgccgtgactgtggaaagtccccagtcatcccttgtcgtgtcatgactggtaaccgggtcgtctggtaaccGAGTCATCGATCCCTGGGTgggtcgtttggattctaccgtcctgacgtctgggtcgaaatatgagatcgaggattgaaagttgacattgtaaccgaaagatcaatctcccactgtggtcgccaattgtttgagggtgaaaacggtttctgctgatttcggtaatttcgggtgtgtgggtgagaaacgagtttaaaccctaaacaatgtactgcaatggagtactttaaattcaagagatcaatctgtacaaatccggcctaaaccaaaaaatggtcgttccagacttgattcggtcacaaagaggaggagaagggttggttttggggagggaagcgaagagagtgttgagaccagaatagttgatcctggaagagtagttgttttgtgacttgcatcagaaagtgggaagctaacagatgggaaagctagcaaacgttttctgagtgttgtattctcctgaacagaacttgttgttcggtggaataggtaagacctatttatacaagtcgaagtgaaacgtactctggtctcgtaagaaatagaaaacagatgagtaaatgggaggaggtggtaaccggtaactcctggaattgatgttccataaaagaaagcgttttaccattactcacTGTATTTACTAAcagcctcatccttatgacactgtcttgtaacgggtgtagtgtacgtcgcacgctgtaaaccgccaaaccaatactcaatgagcatcccccagtttgtgacatgtgttgatgtctcgagtgttttcgtggaaaacatgtagcatgttgttgttgtttgaaaagttgagcttgggagacttgccggctcggtggtgacctttgacagtcgagattttgtatcttgagaggaagggtagccgttgattatttcaacccttcgtttggtagccagtttcatgaaagcatggccgacatggctttaatatggcctagtttaggcatggccaaaagctagggttttgccATTGTTTGGACGCGACCAAAACTAGcgcttggcgtcgagccaaaaggttgcccTACGTTAGcaggtaaccttggacggctaagatctgcgtcttagatggaaatatGGCCGTCAATTGTTGCAAGcattcgttttggaagccgtgaagggaaatccgacatggtatggtttaggcgcagcaagatggatggcacgacatgccattggcacatgtgacatggtcggcatgccttggcacggtttaggagtggccaaaactaggcttttggcgttgggccaaaggttaccatgcgttggttggtgaccttggacggctaagatttgtatttaagatggaagggtggtcgttgattgtcgcacgccttcgttttggcagccgtgaggggaaggccggcatggtgtggtttaggcacagcatgccattggcacatgtggcatggtcggcataccttggcgcggtttaggcgtggacaaaactagggttttggcgttgggacaaaggttaccatgcgttgattggtgaccttggacggctaagatttgcatctaagatggaagggtggtcgttgtttatcgcacgccttcgttttggcagccgtgaggggaaggccgacatggtatggtttaggcgtggcaaggtggctagcacggaatgccattggcacatgtggcatggtcggcatgccttggcgcggtttaggcgtggccaaaactagagttttggcgttggtccaaaggttaccatgcgttgcctggcgaccttggacggctaagatttgcatctaagatggaagggtggtcgttgattgtcgcacgccttcgttttggcagccgtaaagggaaggccggcatggtacggttaggcgcgacaaggtggctggcacgacatgccattggtacatgtggcatggtcgacatgccttggcgcagtttaggcatggccaaaactagggttttggcgtttggccataggttaccatgcattggatggggaccttggacggctaatatttgcatcttagatggaagggtggccgttgattgccacacgccttcgttttggcaggcgtaaagggaaggccggcatggtatggtttaggagcggcaaggtggctggcacggcatgccattggcacatgtggcatggtcggcatgccttggcgcggttgaggcgtgtccaaaactagggttttggcgttgggccaaaggttaccatgcgttggctagcaaccttggacggctaatatttgcatctaagatggaagggtagccgttgattgtcgcacgccttcattttggcagccataaagggaaggccggcatggtatggtttaggcgcggcaaggtggctggcacggcatgccattggcacatgtggcatggttgccatgccttggcgcggtttaggcgtggccaaaactagggttttggcattgggccaaaggttaccatgcgttggctggcaaccttggacggataagatctgcatctcagatggaagggtggtcgttgattgttgaaacccttcgttttggcagccagcggcatgtagcgaggccggcatggctttggcatggaatcatggctggaatggtttttcatttgcacggtggcgcggctgacatggttggcatgccttggcgcggaggtgtggatggcacggcatgtcattggcacatgtggtgctactggcatggttggcatgccttggcgtggagacatgGATGGCACGGttgcgcgactggcatggttggaatgctttggcgcggagacgtggctggcatggtctcccattggcacggtggtgcggctggcatggttggcatgccttggcacggtggcgcgtctggcatggttgacatgccttggcgcggagatgtggctggcacggcatgccactggcacatgcggatggcatagttggcatgccttggcgcagagacgtggctggcatggtttgccattggcacggtggtgcagctggcatgggtggcatgccttggcacggagacgttgctgacatggttttccattagcacggtggtgtaagaatttagggtttggtgtacgaaggtgatgtcggtcaatattaAGGATTCTaccatggaacatgacacatatatatgtaaaaaaaaaagaaggtaccatggtaattcttacgtaggcgtgttgaatgattcaataaatgcgctagtggtcctagtgacgtcatgtcagatgtaaggttttacgattttcaccctaagctaaaaaccaccatcaacagcaagATGTTTTACTTACCAATCTACCTAAATTCTGCCATAATTGTAAAATTGTAGGTCATTTCCAATCTGAATGCAGAGTTAAGCAAGTATCTCATGAAACAAGCAATCAAAAAAATAACATGAGCTCTCCACTTTTTGGTTCCTCACCAATAAAGAGTCGAGACAAATTTGAATCTCAGAAAGCACAAGAAGTGGGAAAGAGCTCTAATATTCCACCTACTCCAGCAATAGGTGAAAAGTTTGATATCTGTCCACCACCATCTCAAATTCAACAACCatcaactattttcatcaaacaaACAATATTGAGATTACTTCTGGTATGTTTGGTTCTCTTCCAGTTGAAAATATTGAAGACACTATTCCTATTCATGATGATAAGGAAATTTTAACTCCTGCAAAAGTATTACAAATTGTTGAAgacaattttttagaaaatagtgTAATAAAATATATCAATGGTAAGGATGACTCTGTATCAGATTAAAGGGTTCCAACTACTTCTTGGTCCAAGATAATTCAGAAACCAGTTGCATCCAATCCAACTACTTTTTCTAATGTTTCAGTAAATGCAGTTCCTGAGGTAAATTCTCAACAAGCTCCTGTTAAATATAATTTTAGAAAGAATCAAGGAAAGTGAGGCACAAAAGGCCTCCATTCTTTACAATGAAAGTTCTCTATTGGAACCTCAGGGTCCTTAGAAGATCTAGGGCTCAAAATAAATTGTGGTCTTTAATTAATCAATTTCATCCTTCATTAGTTTTTGTAGCTGAACTTAAAGTTGTTTGTAGTGCTTCCTTCTGCAATAAATTAAATCTTCCTGGAATTCAAAATAAAGTTATTCATAATTCAGTTGGTAATCAAAAAGGAAATATATGGCTATTTTGGAATAAAACTTTACCAGAACCAACTGTAATTTCAATGTCAAGTCAGATGATTACTGTTAGTATTGGAGGTGTTCTTGTTTCTGGAATTCATGCTCGTGTGGGAGTGGtgcaaagaagatttttatgTAGTGAGATGGAGCTCATAAGTGATTTAAAGCAACCATGGCTTGCTATTGGGGATTTCAATTCTATAGTTTCTTCTGAAGAAAAGATTGGTGGAAGAGCAGCTAATAGAAGGGTGATGCAATAATTTAATACTTGTCTTGATAATTGTGAATTAATTCAAGCTCCAAAGTCTGGGTTACAATTCTCTTGGTCTAACTGTcaacatggaaacaaaagaaTTTTGAGTAATTTGGACAGAGCAGTCTATAATCATTTGTGGTTTCAAAAATTTGCTGATTGGGGTTATAAAGTTGGAAGTGCAAGCATTCCCAAGCCTTCAAATATACCTCTTAAATTTCAAAAAATATGGTTAAGTCATCCTGGTTTCATGGACTTAGTGTCTACTTGATGGAATGAAGAAGTTGTTGgtgatccttctttttttttacttcaaaaattaaaaaaaattgaagaatatTTTGAGAGACTGGAATTGGAATGTGTTTGGTAATGTAAATGTCAAAATTAAAGAAGCAGAAGAGGAAATTCAGAAAGCAATGGAATTATCAGATAACAATCTTGCTGATACTGAAATGTTGAATAATTTGGTTATGGctgaaaataattataattctAGAGAAGTGCATCTCAAAACAATGCTGCAACAAAAAACTAGAACAAAATGGGTCAAGGAGGGTTCTGCCAATACAAGCTTTTTTCATACTAATTTGAAGATTAGGCAATCAAGAAATTTCATTAGTGAGCTGGAAGATAGTAATGGAG
Coding sequences within:
- the LOC113273048 gene encoding uncharacterized protein LOC113273048; amino-acid sequence: MEIGWAMQNDSTGKGFFTIKLDNEQDQGYVKDGKWEVRHQELRIRNWIPNFRPENHRTSCENIWIHLPGLSLEYWDEQTLFTICKALDTPVKVDEDTLNFESVLYARGLVNIDLARKVPHKLWVKTKFGGHFQSECRVKQVSHETSNQKNNMSSPLFGSSPIKSRDKFESQKAQEVGKSSNIPPTPAIGEKFDICPPPSQIQQPSTIFIKQTILRLLLFLRVLRRSRAQNKLWSLINQFHPSLVFVAELKVVCSASFCNKLNLPGIQNKVIHNSVGNQKGNIWLFWNKTLPEPTVISMSSQMITVSIGGVLVSGIHARVGVVQRRFLCSEMELISDLKQPWLAIGDFNSIVSSEEKIGGRAANRRVMQ